Part of the Henckelia pumila isolate YLH828 chromosome 2, ASM3356847v2, whole genome shotgun sequence genome is shown below.
ATTTCCAATCCGAAACGCTGCATTTCAAGAAAGGCGAGCTGTAAAGTGTGTAACAAACGGTTTCCATCATTGAGAGCTCTGTCAGGTCACATGAGATTCCATTCAACGAAGAGTAAAGGTCTGCATCAGTGCGCGACATGTGGGAAAGCATTTGATTCTATCAGAGCCATGTTCGGTCACATGAAGAGCCACTCCAAGAAATCATCAAGGGCTCGGGGTGAATCATCTGATAATTCAGTAGGCTTGGGGAATTTATGCCCGGTTCGTAAAAAAAGGTCAAGGGTCAGGTATAAGACTGAAGAAAATCCTGAGGCATCCAGTTTCAATGCATCCCCCTCCTCCGCAGTTTTCGAGTTTGAGGAGGAGCAGGATGCAGCTGTGTGCTTGTTGATGTTGTCCGTAGGTGCCACTGAGTCTTCTTATGATGATTCTGTATATTTTGGAGCAGGATCATTCAGTAAAAGTAGGGAAATTCATGGAATTGATGGAAGTTTTGTTTGTGATGGTGTTAAAGCTGGGATTCAAGAAACAGATTCAGAATCCTTGAAATCCATGTCTTGCAAGAAACCAAGACTTTCTGTACATGACTTGGAAAAGAGTTCTCCACTCGAGGATTCTGAGAATAAGCATGGGAACAGGCAAACAATGCTTGATAAGAACTCTAATTCTCACCAAGCGATAGGAAGCCACATAGCAAGGCCTACACTGCCCAGTAACATATCCTCAGTGGACAAAAATGCTGGCCACTTATCTCTAAACGAAGATCGTATCAAACATGATGATCAGGTTGAACATAACGGCGTTCGACTAGAGCAAGGAACCAAGGATTACCAGTGCTCGACATGCTTCAAGTTCTTTGGTTCGGGTCAAGCTTTAGGTGGCCACAGAAGGGCTCATTATACTGTATTTGCTGAAAGCAAAACAGAAGAGAAAACAGCACAAACTCATGGTTCTGGAATCGTTGACAACTCTCTTGATCTTAACGTTCCTTTAACTGCTGATGAAGACACAAGCAGCGCAACTGGTCATGTTGGACTCAATCTATGGCGGGTCGAGAGGGGCCATGAGCATGAAGCGCTGGTGCTCACTAACTGATGACTGAGATGATATCTCAATCGTTTCTCTTCCAAGTGATTTTGTACAAGCTAGTTGGCCAAATCTCAATACAGATTTATACCTAACAAACATACAGATTTATTGCTTTGTGCATTGATATCCTTAGTTTTTTTTAGTCTGGACTAAGACTTTGTATAGAACTGATCCAGTGAACAATGTTGCATTTCAAATTACCAGCTCTGATTCAATTTTTGAAACAATTTACTTGCAAAAATGGAAAAATATGGGGTCTCATCTTATCTAAGATTGGAGGATGCATAAGTTGGAAGATTCAATAATCTTTTTTTGACAATATTATTCGGGAGATTCAGCCTGATTAGTATTTACAAAAGAAGCTAGCATTGCATATTTAGAGCATAGACAGTGGCAGCCATTTCATTGAAGATGTGGCTCAAGTATTTGCTGGTGGTGGACCTTGTCATTGAAGATCGATGTTAAGGGAAGCACTTCGTTACTTGGTACAATTTTATTTAGACCACAGAAAAGGACAAACATCTCAATATACTATATAGTTGCGTTGCTAGTTCAGATATGTTACATGAGGTATGTTATATTTGATGTGGTTTAATGGTAGAACATTAATTGATGTTTCGGTACACTCAATTGATGTTCTTGTATAAAATCATATCAAGTATAATATAAATTGAACGTAATTTCTCGATCCATTGCTCATCAAATTTCAAAGAGTATTTTGCTAGGTTAGTACAACTTTGTGTTGTAGCATTTTGCATATTTAGAATTTCTAGTGTTTTCGGTTCTTTCAATCAAAATTAAGCATTTATGTATTTTTGAAATCTTTTAAATTCATCTCTATTTATCATAGTCAACCAGTTAATAGAAAATGGACGCCTTCGGTTTTTCAAGCGAAATCCCAACAACTTTGTTCACTGTATTGACTCGTGGGACGAGACTATAAAGAATGTATGATCAAAGACGATAAatcaatatatatgtataacatAAAGATTCATAATTTCAATGAACTTGACTCAAACATtgatttttatgcatttttgtgtttttttatagATACGAAATTTCtcctcttttattttttataattttgtaatgatgagttttaaaatttcataaattcaataaaatcctttttttaaaaaaaattcatcaagTAAATCCTTTTGCACATGATTTCActttattaaataaaagaataattattttttatttttgaaattctttaatttgaaaaaaagtATGATATAAttagaaaatatatttaatgataaaaaattttaaaaacaaacaaaatataGCTGATTAAGTATattatttaggtagtgtttgtgaGAGATTTTTAAAAGCATTTTTCAGCATTTTtattaacaaaaatttgaaatcttgtaAAATTGTATTAACGAAaagctcaaaaaaaaaaaaaaactaattattcCCAAAGGAAAATTGAGAAATTAACCATGGTCAACAAAAATGACTTCCtgcaatataatataattagataatagaaaatatataaacaattaaaacaTCCCCAAACAACACCGTTCACCGCCAACGGGGTATTTGTTGCAACCGCTACTCCACCGTCCCTCCGCTTCTCCGCCGCGTCCCCGTCGACAAATGGGCTCCGCTAACCCTAATTCAGATCTATCGTCTTCCCATTTATACAACACCGCCACCAGTTACGCTGCGTATTACACTCAAAACCCTAATTTTAATCAACACCAAACCAGCTTTTATACCCAGCTGCAGCCTCCGGGTGTTGAAACAACTTCGTCTGTTTCGCAGTCACCGATGGCTGCGGCTGCCGTGTACGCACCGTCGCAACAGACCCTGGCCCATGATCCCAATGTCGCTGTTGATGCCGCCTCCGCGTCTTATTATGGAGACCAAAATGTTATTTTGCAGAATTGGATTGCTGCTCTTAAGCAAATGGAGGTTCCTCATGCTTCTGTACGTGAATTTTGCGTTTCTCTATCTATTCAGTAATGCTTTCGTGGGAAAAATTAACGTTGGAACTTCCTTATGTACTggattgagtaattttattggtCACTGCTCAATGTTGGTGCATGCTTAGTTTTCTAAAGCTCAAGATTTCTGAAGCCAATTTAGAATGTTGTTGATTCgcattcttttttcttttttaaaaaaaattgttgattcGCATTCTTGAGTAAAGTAATCGTTGATAAGTGTGTGGGTGTTTGTCTGAGTACTGTGCATTTAATAAATGTCGGCTTTAAATTTTGTTGTATGTTCTTTGATGAGCGTTGCTATGTTGAGGTAACATGAGAATTTAGAGCCTGAGGTATTTTATGTTTACTTGAATTCAACTTAAGATGACATTAACAATTGAGGAAATTCTAAAGGCATTGGTCCTTGATGTCTCTGATATACTGGTGAAATATTTCTGTTGCAGGACCGAATGAAATCTTGATAACTTTGGTTTGTTTGCAAATCTAGAAGAATTGTTGACAAGGTTGTGAAAAAAAccctattaaaaaataaaatgtcttCTTTCAGAACTTTTGCAATCAGCATTTATGCATGCATAGGCAACTTAAAACAGGAATGATGGGTTAAGCTAGCTCAGAAAAATtctaataacataaataaactaAGGCCCATGAAAAGTAATAAATGgtgaattaaataattaaaatttgtgATATTAGATTTGATTGTACAGATACCCTCTTAAATTTCCAATtgtgatctttgcaattttggcTTTCCTTGAACTCACAAAtaattgattttgaattgctTTGATCCAAGTGATGAACATCAAAACCCTCAGTTGGTCGTTTAGTATTTTGTTTGTAGATCATGGTGAGGGAGGATCACATCAAGAAGCGATGGCATAGTTTACGTATTCACGTTCTATTTTCTAATTTAGAAAGCAATGATAAAATGCTCCAAAGATGTGAATACACTTGATGATAGGATAAAAGTTTTTAGATAAGTGTGAAACATGTGCAGTGTGTCTATACTAGGTTTTAAATTTGTCATCTTACAAATCATTTCATGTATTGGAAAGTTGTTTTCTTTTCTAATGGTTTGGAGCTTATCATATGGCATTAAAACATGGGGCTCTTTATTGACCTAAGAGTTGGTGTAACATGGTATTTTTTAACCGTGGATGATTTGGTGATTTTGCTAATAGATAGATCATAGAAGTAAAGCTATCACCTCATGTAAGTGTAGGTGTCCATAGGTAAGAGCATAGTTTGTGTACTGTTTATATATCTGTATGTATCTAATGTTCATGCACTTAGAGTTATACATGGTGATTAAAATTTGTGTTTCGAGGTTGAAGTAAGAgatcattcttttttttttctccattCTACTAAATATGGAATACTTGGTGGCTTCCGTGTTTTTAGGGCATACTTGCACCTAATCCAGTCACTCAATCTAAAAAAAGCAACGCTCGGATAAAATACCCCAAGAAGACGAAGATTGTGCAATCTGCATGGTGTGAAGTTTGCAAGATTGATTGTAACAGTAAGGGTGTTCTTGATCAACATAAATTGGGGAAAAAACAccagaaaaatcttgaaaagcTAAGGGCAGCAACTGCACCCACACCCGCCCATGCCAAGCATGCTGCTTCAGCATCTTTGCTTGCTCCTACAGTCGCCCCACCAGGAAAACCAGTAATTGGACCAGAAGAGAACCCAAACAAGTCAAAAGCTGCCAAGGTAGAAAAGACTGAGAATTTGGAGACCAAGAAACGAAAAGTTTTGGAAGGAGGGGCAGCAGCTAATGCTGTGCGTACTTGCACCATTTGTAATGTGGTGTGCAATAGCGAGACGGTCTTCAACTATCATCTTGCTGGTCAAAAACATGCTTCCATGATTAAGAAGTATGCGTCTATTGCAGAAGTTACTTTGTCGGTCTGAAAATGGGGATGTTTAATGTTGATTTGGAGTGAATTGTACATTTTTTCTTTTCCTCTACTTTCAGTAACTGTTAAAAGTTTATCTTGCCAAAAGAAAAGGAAGggaattgtttaagtttatttcgCATTCTGCTTACTTGCTGTTCGGTTTTCATATCCAGTACCAAGTTAAGAAATGTTCAATCCTTACGGTCTGCTCTTGAATCTTATTATAGAGCTAGAGTCATCCTTCAGAAAAGGATGATCGTTTGAGTCCACAATGGAGCGTAGTAAAATCCTAGAAATGACATGATAGACCAGAAGCACAACGGGCTGCACTCAAAGAATCTTTGGCTGTCTGTTGATATAAAGTTAAACGAGAACAAGGGTAACTCAGGACCTATCCTAATCCTAGCATGTGAATCGGGATTCGCTGCTCACCACCAATTCTTGAAGAACAGAACATGTATTGGCAGTATGCTGTGATGGTATGCAGTTCATCCCTTCAATATTGTATAATGTGGCgctctttctttattttttgttgGTTGGCGTCCAGTAATATTATTTGACCCGATAATGGAGTCATAGTTCGTGGTTCTTACCAATGTCTTGGTGCTTAGAAGGGAGTCTTGATATCTTTGCAACATTGGTGCCTGAAACAGCACAGCAAGGATCAAGGATGGAAGTACTCTTACCCTGTTGGCTATTCGTTCTTTGCTTCTTATTCGGTTCATATATTCTGCTCGAACGTTGTTTCAATACCATCCATTTTTCTTTGCTCAAGTTAAACTTTCATGGCTAATCTAGCCGGTAGTTGTTGAGatcaaggttctaaaaagcgcGAAGCGATCCGAAGCGTGAATGGCAAGCTCCAAGCTTTTCACGCTTAAGCAGGATTAATACGGATTTAAGCGTGAAAAAGcgtttttgatttttattgtaattttaattatctcaatccAATAAATAGGAAttattgtaattttaattatctcAAACCAATAAATAGGtaaaataattcataaatatgataaatttaaGTCTAATGCATTTATTctcatatttataaaataataaaaatctcaaaattacaatctttaattgtttttgCAATTAGACCATATAAAAAATGTTAAATATTGACCAAATTATTGTTAAATACGtttaatcataattaaaaattaaaaaaataaacatctAAATTCTAAAACTAatttgttatttaaaaaaacatatataccttcaaaattaaaaaaaattaaaaagcgCGCTTAATCACGCTTAATTACGCTTAATCCAGTCAAACTATGATTTGACCGTTTTTTTTTTCCGCTTTGCTTCAAAGCGCTTTGAGCTTTTTTTCCACGCTCCACGCTTAATCGGCGCTTAAAcgcgctttttagaacactggttGAGATGGTTGAGATAGTTATCGAGCAGATGAAGTTAGAAAAATGATGGGCCATATGCCTAAGCTGCTTTTGTGCATGATTCTTTTAGATGGTTTCTTTTGCATGTTTTTTGAGGCTCGTGACCTCATTTTAACTTGGGTGGATCCAGTAATTCTGGTATCTGGATatcttaggtagtgtttgggagagcttttatgaagcacttctcagctttttcttgacaaaatttCATTAAAAGCTCTTCTCGCTTTcctttaacaaaatttcaaaattttgttaagaaaaacgAGAAAAGCTTCCTAGAAGCTTTCCCGAACACTACCTTAGTATACTTTGGAGCATAACTTCTATGTGTTGTATCATATTTTACTTGTGAAATTCAAGAATTCTTGTGTTCGACAACTTGGCTTCAAGAAATCCCATTAAAAAACTAAGATTTGCTGGGATACACCATACTTAAAAGTTTAAATtcctattatttaaataataggcCAACTAAGCCGAAATGGACTTGGCATTTTGCTTTTTCTTGGATTATTCTTTTCTTGATAACATAATCAAATTAAATGACTACCTCTTACCTAATCTTAATCAGTTTGCACATATTccttctttttccttttttttttcttttttggagTTGTCTTATTTCATTTTTCTGATTACCACTTGATTAATCTGATCATATGATAAAATGATTAATAAGTTGAATTATACTTATTTGATATGTAGGATAGTCATTAATGACGTgattgtaaatttatttaattttaataagatagtaagattaataaataaaaaagtaatatgataaaaaaaattaaatatggatCAAATAAATGGTTTTAAAAGGTGATatagtattttttttgtttctttaattgAATATAGTAATATTATAGTAGATTGTTCTACGTGCTGTTAAAAATCACACTAATAAGAGGTTGATTCACAATCACATCAAATCAATGGGAATTAAAAATATCCAACCATCttcctaaaaataaaataaaaatcctacACATACTCACTTATTTatagtttattattattatattattatattatattatgtgatatcaaaattttatgtttgAGATAATGTCTAGctgaaaaaaattttagctgTCAAGGAAATCATCCCCATACCAAACATATtaactattatatatatttaccaTAAACAATCATACCACGTGGATTCAGAAGAACTTTTTATGTGAActtttcaaatatttaaatgATGGATTATGGTCTTTTTTTTTGTGGGATTTacttattaaattttaaaacacatttAACAAAATGTTAAATCATTAAACCAAAATTAAGCACAATTAAAGCCCACAAATTCTCCAACCCATGTCCCATGTTAAAAATatccatctataaatagatctaTCATCTTCATATTGTGGTAACTGCCGCAAGTGACAGTCTCGCTCACGATTTGTTTGTGACGCAGGTGACGATCTGATGCCTCATCCTTACGATTTGCAGATAGTCATCTAGATAAATCAGTGTAGTATTCCTTTGCATTCTCATATTCCTAATTCAGGTAACGATTTTCtttgattaaatataattttctcaAGACGAATCGAGTTGTCGGCTTGTCGCATCAAATCGTCAGATCGATCAAGCTCAAGGCGACATCTCTGGTCTTGAATTCACCTTGCATTGCAAGGATAGCTAAGAAGTCGAGGAGTCAGATCACAGATGTTCagcaaattaattattttatagtgATTAGTTGAAAACCCCTAATtaattattcaaatcaaatacacCCTTATAATTTCGTGATTAACAATCGAGCCAAGATTgtcttaaatttaaaaaggaaaGTTGAGTATACCTAGTTTTGTTTTTGATTgttggtttgtttttttttggctAAATTTACATAAATTGTTCAACTGTCCTAACTACTTTaaaatttcttcaaaaaaaaaaagaaagaaagaaaagaaaactacTTTAACTTCCGCCGGTTAACCGATGAGAAAACATTGTCTTTTCCCGTTTATAATTAGCAGAATTGATAGGGGGAAAAAGATTAATTAAAgtcattaaaattttaaaaatatatatatagactttGAGAAACTCGAATCAGATTTGTTTCTTTTTGAAGCTTCTTTTTGTTTCTTCTTCCTCTTCTCATCTTGGGTTAATCCTTTTTTTTCCCCTTGGAATAACAGAAACTCGTAGATAGGAAGAGAACCCAGATTGAGTAAGCCTGtttttgtcaagatttctcttcttttattTGGAGTGAGCGTTAAAAATCTTGATGGGTTTTAGTTTTCATTGGTTACAAAtaaaaggttttttttttttaaaactcagTAATATTCGGTAGTGCAGATATATATCAAGATTCTACTGTCACTTAGTTTCTTTCTATATATGGCTTCAGTTTCGTTATCTTTTTGTATAAAAGTAGTGTTTTACTTTATCAATCTGTTCTTGGATTGGTCCAAGCTTTGATGTTCTTATTCCTCGCTAATGGGTATCAAATAAAATGTTTTGTTCTTAAATGCGCTTAATATTGTAAGATGTTTGAATTTATCATTATACGTAACTTCCACCATTAGTGATGACTCCAACTGTAATCCAAAATTTTAGACTCGACTGATTCTGAGGGTAAATCATGTCTCATATATGCACAGGGGAGAGATAGTTGAAGATCATTGGTGTTTTGTTCTCTTTAGTTTCTTGGAAAATTTTAAAGATGTCTTCTACAGCAAAAGATCAGCTAGCAATCAAGTTTAGGTTGAACGATGGATCGGATATTGGCCCGAAAAACTTTCCCGCGGTCACAACTGTGGCGGCCTTGAAGGAGAATATAATAGCTCAATGGCCTAAAGGTTACACAACTCTTGCTACCAGCTACCAAATATGATCTTGTTTGCATTTGCATCTGACCTTGTAGTTAACAATCTATGTTGGCTTTTGGACCACAATAGCTGTATGTAATCTTGTTTTATTTTTCCTAAatcaaatatgatacattttaacAGAGAAAGAGAACGGTCCGCATACAGTAAAAGAAGTCAAGTTAATCAGCGGAGGAAGAATACTAGAGAACAGCAGGACTATTGCGGAGTATAGCAGCCCATTGTGTGATATTCCAGGCGGAGTCATCACCATGCACGTTGTCGTTCAACCTACACCGAATGAAAAAGGTCTGAGTTTTACCTTGGCGCAGTTGcccttttcctttccttttttcTCTTTTGTAGTATTGTGATAGTTCCATGTCTTGTATGGAGCAGGAAAGAAACCGCTAAGCGATTCCAAGCAGAATAAATGCGTCTGTGTAATATTATGAGATACAGCTTCAGAAGAAGGATGGCCCCTGTTTGCTGGCTGGGAAATTCTTGGCTCCATTTGCATGAACCAACCAGATGAACGGTTCTCATCTCTTGTTTCTTGCCCTATCTTgggcaaaagaaaaaaatacgGGTTGTTGAAATCGGGGATTTTCTTGAACTTATACAGAGTACACAGTGAAACAAATAATTGTTACAAAATATACCTTGACGGAGCTCACATACACCGATTGGTTTCACATCCATTTACATATCTTTTGTTTAGTGTTACTGATTACCtagaaattaaaataatccACTCAATTCATTGTCTTTTTCCGGTTTAAGATCGAAATGAAAACAATTTCATACTTCACAATCTGATTTATAGCTTCAATATATACAGTGATAATGAGTCTTGATGTTGTTGTGTCTGTATTACAAAGTTTTGGCATCTCATATGAACTTCAATATCTCAAGAGTAAATGAAAAATAAGAACTACGCTCACCTTGCTGGTAAATCTTTAGGTAAATTCTGCAGCATTAAAGCCCGTGTCTTCCCATCTGGCTTGAGGCCAATCTTATGCATTTGCATGTATAATTTTCTAGCCATATCACCCTGGTTCCTCAAACACATACCTTGAATAGCTGCATTATAGAGAGATCCATCTGGTCTACACTGCAGCGCGACAAAAAAATAGAGTAAAAAACTATACCTTCGTGAACATGAGAACCCGCCACTCCTCCACACACATACATCAAGAAATGAAAAAATCTGACAgacaaaaatgaaattttttaataGAGGATCTTAGAAACATAAGTGACTGGTTGGAAAGCATACATTTAGAATGTCTTCTACTTTACTCCAAAGCGAACCCCAGATAAAAGCTCTTATTAGTGACAGCAAGGTGAATGTGTTGGGAGATATTGTTCGTTGGACCATTCGTTCGTAGACTTGTAATGCAATCTCTGGCTTTCTTGCACTCTCACAAGCTGCAATGACAAGGTTGTATGACATAACAGAAACAGGAAGCCCATTAGTTTCCATCTGCCAGAGTAGCTGCAGTGCTCTGTCCCATAGCCCAAGCCTCTGGCAACACATCAAACCGGTGTTGTAAATGTGCAAATTAAGAATAGATTTATGCTCTTTTCGGATGCTTTCAAATAAGCGAAGAGCATCAGCATGTTGATCCGAGTTGTACAAAGCACCAAGAAGTGCGTTCCATGAGTATGCATCAGGAACATGGCCAAACGATTTCATTAAACCATAGACCTTAAATGCTCCTTCGACCTTCCCAGCTTTCCCAAGAGAGTTTATAAGAGCATTACACGATGTTAAACTTGGCTTCTCCCCGTTGTTTATCATACTATGAAAGGCACTCAGGCCCATTTCCCACTGCCCTTCTCTCACGCATGCTCCAATGATAGCTTCCAACGAATCTTTACATGGATTCAACCCATTTTGAACCATCTCTGTATATGCATCAATAGCCAGCTCATTTTGACCAGAGCGAACAAATATGCAAATCAGCAGGCGATAGGTAACAACTGTCCCTACATGgcaatttttctgcaaaattctccaCATTCTTTCAGCCTGAACCCAGTTGTTAACTTTTCCAAAAGCAGCTATCATTGTGTTATAGACAACTACATCCAAATATTTCTTGGCGCCATCCTCCCGTTCTGCTTCCTCAAACATAACTATCGCCGCATCACAGCTCCTGTAACTGGCAATTGCTTTTAAAATCAAGCTATAACTATGCCCACTGACAGTGTCCTTTGCTTTCATAAATTCAAAGATTTTTAAGGCATCATGAAGTCTACCATTCCTCAAGAGACAAGAGAGAAGTGAATTACAGGCATGTAAATTAGGGAAGAGACCACAAAACTCCATTGATCTGTACAATCCTAACACACTTCTAACTTTATTTGATCTGCTGAGTTTAATTATCCTTTCTGATAATATTTCTTCATTTCTTTCCTCCAAATAATGAATCTTATCGTGCCCCGCATATCTTGTTTCTCCATGAAACAGTGAAATATCATCAGTTGGGGATTGATCTTCCAAATCTTTATCAGCCATACCCCGAGTTGGCAGCATGTGATGAGCAGAAACTTCAGCAAAATCTCCATTTTGCGGCAGAATCAATACTTCATCCTCTTCACAAACGGACTCAAACTCAAGTCTCGTAGCAACCTTACATGGGCTAAAGCAAGAACTCTCCATTTCTACAGAATTAGATAACAAAACCACATCTG
Proteins encoded:
- the LOC140881893 gene encoding membrane-anchored ubiquitin-fold protein 1 isoform X1, which produces MSSTAKDQLAIKFRLNDGSDIGPKNFPAVTTVAALKENIIAQWPKEKENGPHTVKEVKLISGGRILENSRTIAEYSSPLCDIPGGVITMHVVVQPTPNEKGLSFTLAQLPFSFPFFSFVVL
- the LOC140881893 gene encoding membrane-anchored ubiquitin-fold protein 1 isoform X2, which produces MSSTAKDQLAIKFRLNDGSDIGPKNFPAVTTVAALKENIIAQWPKEKENGPHTVKEVKLISGGRILENSRTIAEYSSPLCDIPGGVITMHVVVQPTPNEKGKKPLSDSKQNKCVCVIL
- the LOC140877188 gene encoding uncharacterized protein, whose amino-acid sequence is MEESQEQRYICRICSKSCVSGKSLGGHMRVHLAQISASKKAAESKVAIGMDSESGFDQNGGVQLETPSNDQSNSTFPSVEDIKNGHGNKDYEECDPSNSYELRDNPKKSWRISNPKRCISRKASCKVCNKRFPSLRALSGHMRFHSTKSKGLHQCATCGKAFDSIRAMFGHMKSHSKKSSRARGESSDNSVGLGNLCPVRKKRSRVRYKTEENPEASSFNASPSSAVFEFEEEQDAAVCLLMLSVGATESSYDDSVYFGAGSFSKSREIHGIDGSFVCDGVKAGIQETDSESLKSMSCKKPRLSVHDLEKSSPLEDSENKHGNRQTMLDKNSNSHQAIGSHIARPTLPSNISSVDKNAGHLSLNEDRIKHDDQVEHNGVRLEQGTKDYQCSTCFKFFGSGQALGGHRRAHYTVFAESKTEEKTAQTHGSGIVDNSLDLNVPLTADEDTSSATGHVGLNLWRVERGHEHEALVLTN
- the LOC140884134 gene encoding uncharacterized protein, coding for MGSANPNSDLSSSHLYNTATSYAAYYTQNPNFNQHQTSFYTQLQPPGVETTSSVSQSPMAAAAVYAPSQQTLAHDPNVAVDAASASYYGDQNVILQNWIAALKQMEVPHASGILAPNPVTQSKKSNARIKYPKKTKIVQSAWCEVCKIDCNSKGVLDQHKLGKKHQKNLEKLRAATAPTPAHAKHAASASLLAPTVAPPGKPVIGPEENPNKSKAAKVEKTENLETKKRKVLEGGAAANAVRTCTICNVVCNSETVFNYHLAGQKHASMIKKYASIAEVTLSV